One region of Vigna angularis cultivar LongXiaoDou No.4 chromosome 10, ASM1680809v1, whole genome shotgun sequence genomic DNA includes:
- the LOC108335825 gene encoding uncharacterized protein LOC108335825, with protein MDLQTLIINPLSLSFFLFISMFRLRGLLHKTFTSYVVLLCILFWLAGHGLGSLNGIENSPDYDGCASFENKYDLGSLDTIVSDSSLGHGFSSSHNFEKVCPNSHSFCFPSILSEFSHKERIVKEASRGESGGQYNSPFCVELPQDRRQTSNESWFSEHGVFRLLNGGVVSCSLNSREGVDEVPSRQTEVACKYDISSCGSSSLKQKTTRFWSKNSEVSKSNSFDGSVSPNVRIGPTVLDWGQKYLYSSSAAFLTVTNTCNDSLLNLYEPFSSDLQFYPCNFSDISLRPGESALICFVFFPKSLGLSSASLILQTSSGGFIVEAKGYATESPFGVQPLSGVQISPGGRLSKNFSLFNPFDETLYVEEITAWISISSGHNYVETEAICRINDFQGFDAWLFPTIKDRLVANTGQFGSPTVAIRPHRNWNIAPHGSETLLEMDIMVGFEGKIFGAFCLHLVRPSQDTSDIIMVPIEAEADSHSACDTAGIFISATLEGLATCDSGEIAITISLRNDAPYVLSFVKAIEVSDTELFRIKLKEGLLLFPGTVTKVGIIYCSHLHLELHDFSPKSSLQENCKLLILTNDSSSSLIEIPCEDILYVCYEHQRKIYSSVQVEGKSKDTQPDNSRTGYTGRSMQLRPNFKVLETENVDELVLANWKSQGTMGGMSVLEDREVLFPMIQVGSYVSRWITVKNPSQHPVVMQLILNSGEIINQCKGLSDLLHPSSSSHLVIDEGATPKRYGFSIPENAVTEASVQPHDHVTLGPIIFYPSDRCGWSGSALIRNNLSGVEWIPLKGYGGLHSLVLLERSEHVDSVDFDLKMPKTLNFSLSYTLLHMKEITSTCSQHLVKELYAKNTGDLPLEVKSIRVSGRDCGLDGFKILFCKGFTLEPGESTKLLISHQTDFSAAVVRRDLELVLATGIFLLPMKASFPYDMLGNCKRSMYWMRVKRSLLGFILIASLIFLIFCFLFPQTTQSGFLDFSCKSDDNLVHATIKSAGKTSLLHHDQRKSKLSMSSKMNHLMEASSGKYSYGQDNPSKLEISQHLIQTSDSHEQTSHAFDTQSDRKLSCTDVQSFDPMKTSQLAYLTVKTGKEKGRRKRRKSLGAKLAALSEVSSSQSGNSTPSSPLSPTLSATPKCNWSLSLDVEQPSEAHSSMTQVAAQHSSNDQPSALAAESDILKPAFSQRCSNSTSSQVLQSTSSSVTRLPVQIPCATSPIPANTFPSPLGSKSTVNLHARAPGSQLHNQTTVHSREAGLSNEYTYDIWGDHFSGLHLLVPNSVTSMNSSLVENNFDSFFVRGPQTLVTNSQEG; from the exons GGGATTGTTGCACAAAACATTCACTTCTTATGTGGTTCTGTTGTGCATCTTGTTCTGGCTCGCTGGACATGGACTGGGCTCTTTGAATGGGATAGAAAATTCACCAGATTATGATGGTTGTGCATCTTTTGAGAATAAATATGATTTGGGTTCTTTGGATACCATTGTTAGTGACTCTAGTTTAGGCCATGGCTTCTCATCTTCCCATAATTTTGAAAAGGTGTGTCCGAACAGTCATTCGTTCTGCTTTCCATCAATATTGTCTGAGTTTTCTCATAAAGAGAGAATTGTGAAGGAAGCTTCTCGAGGAGAATCTGGCGGTCAATACAACAGTCCATTTTGTGTAGAGTTACCTCAGGATAGAAGGCAGACAAGTAATGAAAGCTGGTTTTCTGAACATGGTGTGTTTAGGTTACTTAATGGAGGGGTTGTCTCATGTTCATTGAACTCCAGAGAGGGAGTAGATGAGGTACCATCTCGTCAAACTGAAGTCGCTTGTAAATATGATATTTCTTCTTGTGGATCTTCATCACTTAAGCAAAAGACGACACGCTTTTGGTCTAAAAATTCTGAGGTTTCCAAATCAAATTCTTTTGATGGTTCTGTCTCACCCAATGTAAGGATTGGCCCGACTGTACTTGACTGGGGACAGAAATACTTGTATTCTTCTTCTGCAGCTTTTTTAACTGTAACAAATACGTGCAATGATAGCTTATTAAACCTCTATGAGCCATTCAGCTCAGATTTACAGTTCTATCCTTGTAACTTCAGTGACATTTCACTTAGACCTGGTGAATCagctttaatttgttttgttttcttcccAAAAAGTCTTGGTTTGTCTTCAGCTAGCCTGATTTTGCAGACAAGTTCTGGTGGATTCATAGTAGAAGCTAAAGGATATGCCACAGAGTCTCCTTTCGGAGTTCAACCCCTATCAGGTGTGCAAATTTCTCCTGGTGGAAGGTTGAGCAAGAATTTTTCACTGTTCAATCCCTTTGATGAGACCCTCTATGTGGAGGAAATAACTGCCTGGATATCCATTTCTTCAGGGCATAATTATGTTGAAACCGAAGCAATTTGTAGGATAAATGATTTTCAGGGTTTTGATGCTTGGCTCTTCCCAACTATTAAGGATCGGTTGGTTGCGAATACTGGCCAATTTGGTTCACCAACTGTAGCAATCAGACCCCATAGGAACTGGAATATTGCTCCACATGGCTCTGAAACTCTCTTGGAGATGGATATTATGGTTGGATTTGAGGGAAAAATCTTTGGTGCATTTTGTTTGCATCTAGTGAGGCCCTCACAAGACACATCTGATATTATTATGGTTCCTATTGAAGCTGAAGCAGATAGCCATTCTGCCTGTGATACTGCTGGTATATTCATTTCAGCAACTCTTGAGGGTCTAGCTACATGTGATAGTGGTGAAATTGCTATCACTATCTCTCTTAGAAATGACGCTCCTTATGTTTTAAGTTTTGTTAAGGCCATAGAAGTTTCTGACACCGAGCTTTTCCGTATTAAGTTGAAAGAAGGTTTACTGCTTTTCCCTGGTACTGTTACTAAAGTTGGCATTATTTACTGTAGCCACCTGCACTTGGAGTTACATGACTTTTCACCTAAGTCCAGCTTGCAAGAGAACTGCAAACTTCTGATTCTCACTAATGACTCAAGTAGTTCCCTGATTGAGATTCCATGTGAGGACATATTATATGTCTGCTATGAACATCAAAGGAAAATATATTCATCTGTTCAAGTAGAAGGCAAGTCCAAGGATACCCAACCTGACAATTCGAGAACAGGGTATACAGGCAGAAGCATGCAGTTGCGACCAAATTTCAAG GTTTTAGAGACAGAAAATGTCGACGAACTGGTTCTTGCAAACTGGAAGTCTCAAGGAACCATGGGTGGCATGTCTGTGCTTGAAGACCGTGAAGTGTTATTTCCGATGATTCAGGTTGGAAGTTATGTCTCTAGGTGGATCACTGTAAAGAATCCCAGTCAACATCCTGTTGTGATGCAGCTTATCTTGAATTCAGgagaaataattaatcaatgtaagggtttaagtgatttattGCACCCTTCTTCATCTAGTCATTTGGTTATTGATGAAGGTGCTACTCCAAAAAGGTATGGGTTCTCTATACCAGAGAATGCAGTAACAGAGGCATCTGTGCAACCTCATGATCATGTAACTTTGGGGccaataattttttatccttCTGATAGGTGTGGGTGGAGTGGTTCGGCATTGATAAGAAATAATCTTTCAGGTGTTGAGTGGATACCTTTAAAAGGATATGGAGGGTTGCATTCTCTAGTTTTGCTGGAGAGATCTGAACATGTTGACAGTGTAGATTTTGATTTGAAAATGCCCAAGACACtcaacttttctctttcatataCTTTACTTCACATGAAGGAGATAACTTCTACCTGTTCACAACATTTAGTGAAAGAGTTATATGCCAAAAATACTGGAGACTTGCCATTAGAGGTTAAAAGTATCAGAGTTTCTGGGAGAGACTGTGGATTGGATGGTTTTAAGATTCTATTTTGTAAGGGTTTCACTCTTGAGCCTGGGGAATCAACCAAACTTCTGATTTCACATCAAACTGATTTTTCTGCAGCTGTGGTGCGTCGAGATCTTGAACTAGTCTTGGCAACTGGTATTTTTCTGTTACCTATGAAAGCAAGTTTCCCTTACGATATGCTAGGTAACTGCAAGAGATCCATGTATTGGATGAGAGTGAAGAGATCCCTTCTAGGATTCATCCTTATTGCATCCTTAATATTTCTGATATTTTGTTTCCTATTTCCTCAAACCACTCAATCGGGCTTCTTGGATTTCTCTTGCAAGAGTGATGATAACTTAGTCCACGCCACCATAAAAAGTGCTGGAAAAACCAGTTTGTTACATCATGACCAGAGAAAAAGTAAGCTCTCTATGTCTAGCAAGATGAATCATCTAATGGAGGCCTCTAGTGGCAAATATTCATATGGTCAAGATAATCCATCTAAACTGGAAATTTCTCAGCATTTGATACAGACTTCTGACAGTCATGAACAGACTAGTCATGCATTTGATACACAAAGTGATAGGAAATTGTCATGCACAGATGTTCAGAGCTTTGATCCAATGAAAACATCTCAGTTGGCTTATCTCACAGTCAAAACTGGTAAAGAAAAGggtagaagaaaaaggaggaaGAGTCTCGGTGCCAAATTAGCGGCACTGTCTGAAGTTTCAAGTAGTCAAAGTGGGAATTCTACACCCTCATCACCTTTGTCCCCTACACTCTCTGCTACTCCTAAATGTAACTGGTCACTGTCTCTAGATGTAGAGCAACCTTCCGAGGCTCATAGTTCAATGACACAGGTGGCTGCCCAGCATTCTTCCAATGACCAACCTTCTGCCCTGGCTGCTGAGTCAGATATATTGAAGCCTGCCTTTTCACAAAGATGCAGCAATAGTACGTCTTCTCAAGTGCTGCAATCAACTTCAAGTAGTGTTACCAGATTACCCGTTCAGATACCTTGTGCTACTTCTCCCATTCCTGCAAACACTTTTCCGTCTCCCTTGGGGTCAAAATCTACTGTTAACTTGCATGCTCGAGCTCCTGGATCCCAACTTCATAACCAAACAACTGTTCACTCACGGGAGGCTGGACTTTCGAATGAGTATACGTATGATATTTGGGGTGATCATTTTTCTGGACTTCACTTGTTAGTTCCAAACAGTGTTACCTCAATGAATTCAAGTCTCGTGGAAAATAATTTCGACAGCTTTTTTGTAAGAGGTCCACAAACCCTTGTGACAAATTCTCAAGAAGGTTAA